The Setaria viridis chromosome 6, Setaria_viridis_v4.0, whole genome shotgun sequence genome contains a region encoding:
- the LOC117859849 gene encoding uncharacterized protein has protein sequence MEKGILALSLIFLLILAAEGSAGVSAGHRLRPHLQIQEELHGKKDLKIQSPSRRLGFGLGLGHEVRTVEMKHHRRMVTGHKGGSMGGAAGAGGAAGAAGGRNVGGGGAVTRPHNTMNGAAALPVPVASVLALALGCCVALSAFGF, from the exons ATGGAGAAAGGCATCCTTGCATTatccctcatcttcctcctcatccttgcAGCTGAGGGAAGCGCCGGAGTATCCGCAGGGCATCGTCTCAGGCCTCATCTCCAGATACAAGAAGAATTGCATG GCAAGAAGGACCTGAAGATCCAGAGCCCCAGCAGGAGGCTTGGGtttgggcttgggcttgggcACGAGGTGAGGACGGTGGAGATGAAGCATCACAGGAGGATGGTCACAGGGCACAAGGGCGGCAGCATGGGCggagccgccggcgcgggcggcgccgccggggccgcgggTGGGCGCaacgtgggcggcggcggcgccgtgacGAGGCCTCACAACACCATgaacggcgcggcggcgctgccggtgccggtggcgtCCGTCCTGGCGCTGGCTCTCGGCTGCTGCGTTGCTCTTTCAGCCTTCGGCTTCTGA
- the LOC117862121 gene encoding F-box protein SKIP1 gives MSTGGVASGEAKPVEPAEEEERDWSEMTPVCLAEAFSRLALEDLWRGAMACCRSWRDAARSRPGLFAALDLEPGFAESTPGAEAAAWWTPAFQRRVDAMLRSAATLAAGELREVRVRHCSDDGLAFAAERSPRLSILSIRTSPAVTDRSMLIVGTCCTMLTELDISNCYEVSYRSLEVIGQSCQNLRVLKRNIFNWIDPSEHVGIVPEDYLRECPQDGDREAITISKFMPKLKHLELRFSKLTAVGLNSIPGGCKELEILDLFGCANLTSRGIDQAAANLKNLETLVKPNIYIPRSSFHMGRYGHWQLYDERFQTNVFQI, from the exons ATGTCGACCGGCGGGGTGGCCAGCGGTGAGGCGAAGCCGGTggagccggcggaggaggaggagcgggattGGTCGGAGATGACGCCGGTGTGCCTGGCGGAGGCGTTCTCGCGGCTGGCGCTGGAGGACCTGTGGCGGGGCGCCATGGCGTGCTGCCGCTCCTGGCGTGACGCCGCGCGGTCCCGACCGGGGCTCTTCGCGGCGCTCGACCTTGAGCCCGGGTTCGCCGAGTCGACCCCCGGCGCCGAGGCAGCCGCGTGGTGGACGCCCGCCTTCCAGCGCCGCGTCGACGCCATGctccgctccgccgccacgctcgccgcgggggagctccgCGAGGTCCGCGTCAGGCACTGCTCCGACGACGGgctcgccttcgccgccgaGAG ATCTCCAAGACTTAGTATCCTTTCCATCAGAACAAGCCCGGCTGTAACTGATCGATCAATGCTCATTGTTGGAACATGCTGCACCATGCTTACAGAATTGGATATCAGCAACTGCTATGAAGTTTCATACAGGTCACTGGAAGTTATCGGCCAGAGCTGCCAGAACCTCAGGGTCCTCAAGCGGAACATATTCAACTGGATCGATCCATCAGAGCATGTCGGTATAGTTCCTGAGGACTACCTGAGAGAATGCCCCCAAGATGGCGACAGGGAAGCCATTACAATATCCAAGTTCATGCCCAAGCTTAAACATCTCGAGCTAAGGTTCTCAAAGCTGACTGCTGTCGGTCTCAACTCAATCCCTGGAGGATGCAAGGAACTGGAGATCCTGGACCTGTTTGGCTGCGCAAATCTGACAAGCCGGGGGATAGATCAGGCCGCTGCTAACCTGAAAAATCTGGAAACACTTGTGAAGCCCAACATCTACATTCCTAGGTCCTCCTTCCATATGGGGAGGTATGGCCACTGGCAGTTATACGACGAGAGGTTCCAGACAAATGTATTTCAGATATGA